CGACGACCCCGCGGACCTCGCATCGAGATGGATCGCCGACGCGCGTGCGGCGGGAGCCGAGGGCGTGACGCTGCTCGGCGGCGAGCCCTTCGACCAGGCGGCCGCGCTCGCTCTCGTTGCGGAGGCGTTCCAGGAAGCGGGCCTCGGGGTCATGGCCTTCTCCGGCTACACCCTCGACCGCCTGCAGGTCTGGGCAGAGGAGCGCGCCGACATCGCCCGCCTCCTCGCCGCGACCGACCTGCTCTGCGACGGTCCGTATCTCGCCGACCTCCCCGACATGCGCCGGCCGTGGATCGGGTCGCGCAATCAATCGATCCGTGCGCTGACCCCGCGGCACGCCGCCGAGGTCGACCGCATCGCCCACGAGGGTGGGCGCGACGCTCTGGAGGTGCGCATCAGCGCCGACGGAGTCGTCGCCGTCAACGGATGGGCGACGGATGCCGCCCTCGCAGATCTTCTGGACGATCTGGGTGTGCGTGCAGAC
This DNA window, taken from Microbacterium sp. MM2322, encodes the following:
- a CDS encoding 4Fe-4S single cluster domain-containing protein; the protein is MIVTQSRGVGGEASLLGATPPPRADAALRWSRFVPATAAEGPGLRAAVWVQGCAVRCPGCFNPQMWAARGAHLDDPADLASRWIADARAAGAEGVTLLGGEPFDQAAALALVAEAFQEAGLGVMAFSGYTLDRLQVWAEERADIARLLAATDLLCDGPYLADLPDMRRPWIGSRNQSIRALTPRHAAEVDRIAHEGGRDALEVRISADGVVAVNGWATDAALADLLDDLGVRADRAASITKGTPR